A single genomic interval of Flavobacterium sp. N2820 harbors:
- a CDS encoding PA14 domain-containing protein, with amino-acid sequence MKKYSLTILFTFIYYFSLAQVGIGTTSPSAQLDVTSTTQGILIPRVDLTSLTIQAPVINPKGGALAVSTMVFHNGTNGITAGYYYWDGAKWQGIGKADENRGLQFYAFSGNGASPNIDKSNFNLTIVNSGLWTGLLNDACRSSIRTGDNYTILFTGTLVVETAGNFQLQSTSDDGSRVVIDGIPVLNRWIDQGPASFNGSTIYLAKGRHKIEFWYYENSGSETMQFNWLQNANGTTGIVNASSFVIE; translated from the coding sequence ATGAAAAAATACTCTCTAACTATTTTATTTACTTTTATTTACTATTTTTCATTGGCTCAAGTGGGAATAGGAACAACTTCACCGAGTGCACAACTTGATGTTACTTCTACCACTCAAGGTATTTTAATTCCAAGAGTTGATTTAACTTCACTAACCATCCAAGCGCCAGTAATAAACCCAAAAGGAGGTGCATTAGCCGTAAGTACAATGGTATTTCATAATGGTACAAATGGAATAACTGCCGGTTATTATTATTGGGATGGTGCAAAATGGCAAGGAATTGGAAAAGCAGATGAAAATAGAGGGCTTCAATTTTACGCTTTTTCAGGAAATGGAGCTTCTCCTAATATTGACAAATCAAACTTTAATTTAACCATTGTTAATTCAGGACTTTGGACAGGCTTACTTAATGATGCTTGTAGAAGTTCTATTCGTACAGGAGACAATTACACCATTCTATTTACGGGTACGCTTGTAGTTGAAACTGCAGGAAATTTTCAACTTCAATCAACCTCAGATGATGGTTCAAGAGTGGTAATCGATGGGATACCTGTTTTGAATAGATGGATTGATCAAGGGCCTGCTTCTTTTAATGGCAGTACAATTTATTTAGCAAAAGGAAGACACAAAATAGAATTTTGGTATTATGAAAATAGTGGTTCAGAAACAATGCAATTCAATTGGTTGCAAAATGCAAATGGAACTACTGGTATCGTTAATGCAAGCTCTTTCGTAATTGAATAA